The Desulfonatronum thiosulfatophilum DNA segment GTTTGTGAGCCATTGGAGCGTGGTTTTGGGACAACCATTGGCAATGCTCTTCGGCGTGTGCTGCTTTCCTCAATGCAGGGAGCAGCCATTGTTGCCGTTCGCATAGAGGGTGTGCAGCACGAATTCACGACCATTCCCGGCGTACTTGAAGATGTAACGGATATTGTTCTTAATCTGAAGCAAGTTCGACTGGCTATGACCACTGACGAACCCCAACGTCTTCAACTCTCAGCGAATACCAAGGGTCAAATCACTGCCTCGGCCATTCAGGAGAATCAACGGGTCAAGATTGTCAATCCAGACCAGATCATCGCTACGCTCACTGATGACATCGACTTAAAGCTCGAATTAGAAGTGCGCATGGGGAAGGGATATGTACCGGCTGACCTTCATGAAGGTCTTGCTGAGGAAATCGGATTGATTGCTATTGATTCAAGCTTCTCACCTGTCGTTAAGGCCGCGTATTCCGTCGAGCAGGCTCGGGTTGGTCAAATGACCAATTACGATAAATTGGTCATGGAGATCTGGACGGATGCTTCGGTCCGCCCTGATGAAGCCCTTGCGTATGCAGCAAAGATACTCAAAGACCAGTTGTCTGTCTTCATTACCTTTGACGACAGTGAGGACGAACAGGGAACTTCAAGCCAAGCCCATCAAGATATTGATCCGTTGCTGTTCAAATCCATAGAAGATCTTGAACTGTCAGTACGGGCGACAAATTGCTTGAAAAGTGCCGGAATCGCTATTTTTGGCGAGCTTGTTCAGAAATCTGAACATGAAATTCTGGAGACTCGCAACTTTGGGCGCAAATCTCTTGAGGAAATTCGGCGCGTCGTCAATAAAATGGGTTTTGATTTTGGTACTGTCGTGCCCAATTTTGAAGAGAAATTTCAAGAATGGCTGAAGAAGGAAGAGAATAATGAGACACAGGAAGAGCGGTAGAAAATTCAACCGGACCCCGGCACATCGCAAAGCCATGTTCCGAAATATGGCCACTGCACTGATTACGCATGGTCGGATTCGAACAACGGAAGCCAAGGCGAAAGAGTTACGCGGCGTCGTTGAAAAGCTTGTTACCACTGCCAAGCGCAATGATTTGCACTCTCGTCGACTGGTATACAAAGCTTTGGGCAGCCATACGATTGTCAAAAGATTATTTGATGAAATCGCTCCGTTGTATCAAGGTGTTCCAGGTGGATACACCCGAGTACTCAAGTTCGGCGACCCTCGTCCAGGAGATTGTGCACCATTGGCCATGATCGAATTCACCAAATATTCTGAAATTGGTGTCCCTGCCACGCAAGATACCGGGGGAGTTGATCAGACTGAGCCAGAAGCCTCCGACAAGTAGTAACTTACAAGGCAGAGCTTCGGCTCTGCTTTTTTTTGTACATACTTATAGGTAAAACCTATTAACTAGATGCAATCTATGGATATCCGACAGCTCAGGGCATTCAGCAAAGTTTACGAACGAAAAAGTTTTTCTAGAGCTGCCGAGGAACTTTTTTTATCTCAGCCCACCATCAGCGCTCATGTCGCCTCTTTGGAGCAATTCATGGAGGTTTCTTTTTTTGACAGGCTTGGACGTGGAATCCAGCCTACTCAGGCAGCTGATGTTCTATATCGCCATTGCAAGACAATCTTTGACGCTTTGGACCAGGCCGAGACGGAAATTCGTTTGCTCTCGAACAAGGTTTCCGGAGAATTGGTTCTGGGCGGCAGCACCATTCCCGCAAACTACTTGATACCTTCATTGCTGAACAGTTTTTTGCTACGGTATCCGGATGTTTCCATTTCTTTAATTCAAGGTGATTCGCGAGAAATTGTGAATCAAATTCTTCTCGGTAATATCTCCATTGGGATAGTCGGTGCACGTGAAAATGTCCCGGAACTTGAATTCGTTGCCCTATTTGATGATTCTCTAATTGTTTTGGCGGCACCTGATTTTCTTCGGGCGTATGCACCACCATTTACACTTGACTGCATAACACGGATGCCATGGATTGTTCGGCAACCTGGTTCCGGAACGCAGCTGGCCACAGAATCGGCACTGCAGGCAGCCGGTTTTTCTCCCAGGATGTTAAGGGTTCTCAGCGTGGTGGACAGCACGGAAGCGTTGCTGCGGTTTGTCCGGTGTGGCCTTGGAATCGCTGTAAGCTCGAAGCTAGCTGCACGTGATTATATCCAACGTGGTGAACTGGTTGCCCTTGATGTCCCGGAGTTGCAGTTCCATCGCAGTTTTTATGTTGTCCACAATCCTCAGCGTCATCAGTTTCCTGTAATCCGGTTTTTCCTCAATTATTTGATTGATACGGTATCGCAACCAGCTTCATTGCCGGTGAAGTGACACGCATTTCTTTCAGACAACTACCATACCGTAATTTGTGACAACAGCAACTTGTCTCGATGCTCTGATTTGCCGCTAGAATGTGATTGGAGCAGGATTTTTGTATTTCGTGAAATCATATCGGAGAGTTGAAGCACCCGTTGCTTTCAAATCTGGCATATTAAACTGACACAGCCTTGAAGGCTATTGTGGCCGCGAAACAAGGCAAGCCTAACCGCTGACCAGTTTCTCTGGCACTGTAAAGCAACATGCTCGTCTCAGGAGAATTGAGCTGCTGCCCCACGGGATCGGTTTTAATGCCAACAACATGTAAGGGGAGTTTGATGATGGCTTCTGGCACTGTGAATCTTGTACAAACCGTATCCGCCGCTGGTTGAGCCTCCAAATTATCTCCAGGGG contains these protein-coding regions:
- the rplQ gene encoding 50S ribosomal protein L17, whose protein sequence is MRHRKSGRKFNRTPAHRKAMFRNMATALITHGRIRTTEAKAKELRGVVEKLVTTAKRNDLHSRRLVYKALGSHTIVKRLFDEIAPLYQGVPGGYTRVLKFGDPRPGDCAPLAMIEFTKYSEIGVPATQDTGGVDQTEPEASDK
- a CDS encoding DNA-directed RNA polymerase subunit alpha, yielding MFIRKGDKLLNTRNWTELVRPDQLVKDKRSSSSYGKFVCEPLERGFGTTIGNALRRVLLSSMQGAAIVAVRIEGVQHEFTTIPGVLEDVTDIVLNLKQVRLAMTTDEPQRLQLSANTKGQITASAIQENQRVKIVNPDQIIATLTDDIDLKLELEVRMGKGYVPADLHEGLAEEIGLIAIDSSFSPVVKAAYSVEQARVGQMTNYDKLVMEIWTDASVRPDEALAYAAKILKDQLSVFITFDDSEDEQGTSSQAHQDIDPLLFKSIEDLELSVRATNCLKSAGIAIFGELVQKSEHEILETRNFGRKSLEEIRRVVNKMGFDFGTVVPNFEEKFQEWLKKEENNETQEER
- a CDS encoding selenium metabolism-associated LysR family transcriptional regulator; the protein is MDIRQLRAFSKVYERKSFSRAAEELFLSQPTISAHVASLEQFMEVSFFDRLGRGIQPTQAADVLYRHCKTIFDALDQAETEIRLLSNKVSGELVLGGSTIPANYLIPSLLNSFLLRYPDVSISLIQGDSREIVNQILLGNISIGIVGARENVPELEFVALFDDSLIVLAAPDFLRAYAPPFTLDCITRMPWIVRQPGSGTQLATESALQAAGFSPRMLRVLSVVDSTEALLRFVRCGLGIAVSSKLAARDYIQRGELVALDVPELQFHRSFYVVHNPQRHQFPVIRFFLNYLIDTVSQPASLPVK